TGTCACTGCTGAACAGATTGCAGACAGCGGCTTGCTTGTGCGTTTGCTCGACGCCATGCTTCCAGAGTTGCCTGCTGTGAAAAAGAAAAAGTAAATGACAAATCGCCTGATGGGCGGTTGAAATTTGCCGATGAATTACGTTGAAACTTTTTGAATTAAAGCTATTTTATATGTGATGAAGCGGTTGGCTTGTTTACTTGTTTTGGTTGTTGCGACATTGCTTACGGGATGTAATACAATGCTTGTTCATCCACCTTCTGCTTCGGCGTTTATGGAAAATGATAGAGATGGCTTTGTGCGCGATGCTTCAATTTCTGCTACAGTAGGGGGTGTGGCTTATGATTTTATTCCTAAAAAGTATGTGAAAAGAGAAGTAAATGAAGAATACAGCTATAGAGAAGAGGAATCTCCTGTAGAAATTGCTGTTTCGTTTCAGCGACGCTATGGATATTTTAAATACGGTTTTGGATTTGATTTATTATCACCTTATATACAGGTGGGGTTTGTTTCGGATTATTTTGGCGTGATGGGTTGGAGCAATCTTTGCTTGTGGCAATTTGAAAAAGTAGAACACAAGTATTTTCAGTGGGCGGGCGGTGTGTCTGTTATTGAACAGTTGCCGATAGGGAATGGCGTTCGCATTGGTTTGACGCAACATTTATCAAGAAATGGTCGTGAAAATATAGCTCATGGTATATATGACTTGGGCTTCAGCATTCCTACACCCACGCCTATATTCTACGATGAAATTGGTGGAGGTGCATATGTTTCATTTGGTGTTGGAACAGGAACAAATGTTGGTATTGAATTTCGGCTCGGAAGAGATCTAACGTATTATCGTTTTGATGAAAAAGAAATTGATGGTAACATTATAAGCGATTTCAACCGGTATACGTTTATGATTGATTTTCAAGGGTGGTAGTTTTTTGTTGGGTTATGTAAAATTTTTATGAACCCCTTGCCAACTTTTTAATATATAGATACATTAATGACTGCGCATCTCGCTATACAAAGGCGAGGTGCGTTTTTGCTTTAGTCATAATTTGATTTTGCAGGAACGCCTCTAATCATAAACTTGCCGCAAAAACGGCGTCGTATAATACGATTACATGGAGGCTATAATGAAGTCCGAAGAGATCAAGACTCTGTTCGAAAAGTTCCAAGCTATTGCTTGCGAATACCAAGGGGTGGAATGTTGGAGTGCTCGTGACTTGAGTACGTTACTTGGATATACTAAATGGGAGCGTTTTAGTAATGCTATTGAAAAGGCGAAGGAAGCCTGTAAAAATGCAGGCGAAATTGTAGATGATCATTTTCCCGGCGCCGGGAAAATGATCCATCTTGCAAAGGGGGCGGTACGTGAAGTTGATGACTATATGCTTACTCGCTACGCTTGTTATCTGATTGCTCAGAATGGTGATTCTCGCAAGCCGGAAATATCTTTTGCGCAGAATTATTTTGCCGTTATCCGTTCCAAGGGCGATCAGGCGTTGTTCAACATTGATACGAATCTCTTAAAGCGTAAGTATAATGTCCCTGCGAGTCGCCCGCTGGCAGATTTTTTGCCTACGGTAAGTATCAAGGCTAAGGATCTTGCTGCGGAAATGACTTCTGTCAAAACTCAAACAAAAAATCTTTTTGGACAAAAGAAAATTGAGAAGGAACATGTGGATAACAATCGCGCTGTCCGCAAAATGCTTCTTGATCGTGGTATTGTTCCCGAAAATTTGCCTGCAAGTGAAGATGTTAAGAAGGTGGCGCGTCGTTTGAAAGCGACTGACGCGTCTCTTTTGAAATTTCAAAAAAGAAAAAGTAATATCATTTTCCCGGTGTTGGAAAAATGATGTTTTTCAGATTGGGCAAGCACAGCTTGCCCAATTTGGTAAACGCCGTTTGCCAAATTCGTTTCTCCAGAGGGCGTTTTGTCATGCCCTTCTCAAATGTCGTTCCGGCTGGAACCTGTGCTGAGCGTAGTCGAAGTATGCGGAATCGCCTTTCTTATTTGAAATGCCTGATGGGCGGTTGAAATTTGCCGATGAATTACGTTGAAACTTTTTGAATTAAAGCTATTTTATACGTGATGAATCGGTTGACTTACTTAATTGTTTTGGTTGTTGCGGTGATGCTTGCGGGGTGCAGTTCTATAATGCGTCCGCCTTCGGCTACAGCGTTTATGAGCAGTTATGAAAAAGATACTGCTGTTGTAAATTTGAACCTTGCCTTGTATAGTGGTGATTTAGATAATCATGAAAAATATTATGATCATGATATAGAAAAGGATTTTAGTCATTCTGAATGGGTGCTTGATTTTTCTGAAATTGTTTTTTGGAATAAAGGATTCTTTTCGATTGGGTTGGGGGCTCAGTCGGTAACACCATTTGTACAATTGGGATTTGTATCTCCGTTTTTTGGCCTTTCCGCGTGGAGTTCTATTTATTCTCCTTTTAATAGTGGAAACTATTTGAGTGATAATTTCTGGAAAGATGTTTCCTTTGGTACGATGCTGATTCAACAAATTCCTATTGGAAACAAGGTAAAGATTGGCTTAACGGAACATTTTTCTAGAAATGGAGTTGAACGATACCTGTCTGAGGTAAAAGAAGGGTTCATGGCATTTTCTTTTCCAGAGCCGCATCCGCTGTTTTATTATGAAGTGGGCGGGGGAGCCTTTGCTTCGTATCGTTTAGAGGGTGTAACGATTGCTTTGGAATTTCGTTATGGTAGAGATTTAGATAATAAAAAGAATAGATTTGCTATAGCTTTGAGTGCTGTTGGTATGAAAGGTAAAAAAAGTGAAAATGAAAAAAAGCAAGAAGAAAACCGTCTGATGCAATTGGAAAAAGAAAAGGAAGAGGCTGAGAAAAGACGGAAAATGCGAGAATTGCAGTCTCTAGAAGAATACGAGGCAAGAGAAAAAACTTGGTTCTGATAATCAACGCTTTTATCTTGATTTTAGCGTGTTGTTTGATGCACAATTGTCGCGGCATTCGCCTTGTGGGGTTTTTAAGGGGGTGTCCCCTTAGGTGTGAGGGGGGGGATGGAAGACT
This DNA window, taken from Fibrobacter succinogenes, encodes the following:
- a CDS encoding BRO family protein; protein product: MKSEEIKTLFEKFQAIACEYQGVECWSARDLSTLLGYTKWERFSNAIEKAKEACKNAGEIVDDHFPGAGKMIHLAKGAVREVDDYMLTRYACYLIAQNGDSRKPEISFAQNYFAVIRSKGDQALFNIDTNLLKRKYNVPASRPLADFLPTVSIKAKDLAAEMTSVKTQTKNLFGQKKIEKEHVDNNRAVRKMLLDRGIVPENLPASEDVKKVARRLKATDASLLKFQKRKSNIIFPVLEK